The genomic interval TAACAATGGGATAAAAGCTAAACCTTTTGTAAAATGGGCAGGAGGCAAGGGAGCTTTAATTGACGAAATAACAAAATTTTATCCTAAAGAGTTGGGAAATGAAATATTTAAATATTGTGAACCTTTTGTAGGTGGAGGGGCAATATTATTTGATATACTATCCAAATTTGATATAAAAGAAGTATATATAAGTGATCTAAATGAAGAACTAATTTCTTTATATAAAGTTATCAGGGATGATGTCCATTCGTTAATTAAATATTTAGAAAAATTTGAAGAAGAGTATTTACCTCTCAGTACAGAGAGCAGAAAAGAGTATTATTATAAAAAAAGAGAGGAATATAATAACTATATATTAAAAAAAATAAATGATACAACATACGGTTCAGCACTTTTTTTATTTATAAATAGAACCTGTTTTAATGGGTTGTATAGAGTGAATTCACAAGGGCTTTATAATGTTCCTATGGGAGCATATAAGAATCCAAAAATTTGTGACAAAGAAAATCTTATAGATGCATCATTGTTGCTTAAAGATGTTAAAATATACTGTGGAAGTTATTTAGAATGTATTAATTTTGTTGATGAGAATACATTTGTATATTTTGATCCTCCATATAGACCTTTATCTGAAAGTTCAAGTTTTACTTCATATGCTAAAGAGGAATTTGGCGATATGGAACAGATAAAGTTATGTGAGTTTTTTAAAAAGCTGGATAAAAAGGGAGGAAAATTACTACTGAGTAATTCTGATCCTAAAAATGTAGATGAAAATGATGAATTTTTTGATAAGTTGTATAATGGGTTTAGTATTAAACGAATTGCGTCAAAGAGAAGAATAAATTCTAAAGCAGATAAAAGAGGCGAAATAACTGAATTACTTGTTTCAAATATGGGAGGGGAAAAGATTATGAAAAGAGATTTCAATGAATGGCTGGAAAGTTTTAGAAAAAGTATAGCAACTTATGAATATTATGTTGATTTTGAAAAAATTCACAATAATGTTGAGAAGATTAAAGTTGAACTGAATATATTAAATTCACTTATTGGTTCAAAAAATATTAAGCATGATTTTATAAATTTATTAAATAATTATCCAGAAATATTAAAATGTATTCCTATTTTACTGGCAGTAAGAAGTACAGAAATATATGTGCTAGATACAGAAGAAGAATTTAATTATTCATTTAAAAAAAGTAATTATACTCCGGAACAATATGCTGTTTTTATGGAAAAAACAGGGTTGTTTGATCTTATACAAAATAAGATTATAAATAATCTTTATGATTATGTCACAGGGGTTGAAACTGGGCTGGACTCAAATGGTAGAAAAAATCGTGGTGGACATCTAATGGAAGATATTATAGAAAAATTTATACAAAAAGCAGGATTTAAAAAAGATGAAAATTATTTTAAAGAGATGTACACACAGGAAATACAAGATAAATGGAATATAAACTTATCACCAATATCAAATCAAGGAAAGACTCAGAAAAGATTTGATTATGTTGTTAAAACTTCTAAAACAATATATTTAATTGAAACAAATTTTTATGCCAGCAATGGTTCTAAATTGAATGAAACCGCAAGAAGCTATAAGACAATCGCCTTAGAAGTAAAGGAAATACCTGGTGTAGAATTTGTATGGTTTACAGATGGTAAAGGTTGGAAAAGTGCTAAAGGAAACTTACAGGAGACATTTGATGTTATGGAGCATATATATAATATTACAGACTTGAAAAATGGTGTTATGAGAAAGATTTTTGTATAGAATAGACCACTTTTTAAGGAAAAAATAAATTTAAGGGGGAGCTATGGTAAAAAAAATTAAAAAGTGGGAACCAGAAAACTTCGAATTAGAGATGAATAGTGTTTGGAGTTTTCCTAAAAGGGGAGATTGGGCAACGCATGATGCAAAATATAGGGGAAACTGGTCTCCATACATTCCAAGAAATATTATTCTTAGATACTCCAAGGAGGGAGACTTACTTCTTGATCAGTTTGCAGGTGGAGGAACGACACTTGTAGAAGCTAAACTTCTGAAACGAAATATAATAGGAATAGATATAAACGAGATGGCCTTAGATAGATGTAAAGAAAAGACTGACTTTATATTTGAAAATGCCGGACAAGTGTGTATAAAAAAAGGAGATGCAAGAAATCTCAATTCTATTCCTAATGAAAAAATTGATTTGGTGTTAACTCACCCTCCTTATGCGAATATTATTAAATATAGTGAGGACATTGAAGAAGATTTATCTCATCTAAAAGTAAAAGATTTTTTAGTAGAAATGAAAAAAGTTGCCAGTGAATGTTATAGAGTTTTAAAAAAAGATAAATTTTGTGCAATCCTCATGGGG from Fusobacterium sp. DD2 carries:
- a CDS encoding DpnII family type II restriction endonuclease; the protein is MEDKKIINNGIKAKPFVKWAGGKGALIDEITKFYPKELGNEIFKYCEPFVGGGAILFDILSKFDIKEVYISDLNEELISLYKVIRDDVHSLIKYLEKFEEEYLPLSTESRKEYYYKKREEYNNYILKKINDTTYGSALFLFINRTCFNGLYRVNSQGLYNVPMGAYKNPKICDKENLIDASLLLKDVKIYCGSYLECINFVDENTFVYFDPPYRPLSESSSFTSYAKEEFGDMEQIKLCEFFKKLDKKGGKLLLSNSDPKNVDENDEFFDKLYNGFSIKRIASKRRINSKADKRGEITELLVSNMGGEKIMKRDFNEWLESFRKSIATYEYYVDFEKIHNNVEKIKVELNILNSLIGSKNIKHDFINLLNNYPEILKCIPILLAVRSTEIYVLDTEEEFNYSFKKSNYTPEQYAVFMEKTGLFDLIQNKIINNLYDYVTGVETGLDSNGRKNRGGHLMEDIIEKFIQKAGFKKDENYFKEMYTQEIQDKWNINLSPISNQGKTQKRFDYVVKTSKTIYLIETNFYASNGSKLNETARSYKTIALEVKEIPGVEFVWFTDGKGWKSAKGNLQETFDVMEHIYNITDLKNGVMRKIFV
- a CDS encoding DNA methyltransferase yields the protein MVKKIKKWEPENFELEMNSVWSFPKRGDWATHDAKYRGNWSPYIPRNIILRYSKEGDLLLDQFAGGGTTLVEAKLLKRNIIGIDINEMALDRCKEKTDFIFENAGQVCIKKGDARNLNSIPNEKIDLVLTHPPYANIIKYSEDIEEDLSHLKVKDFLVEMKKVASECYRVLKKDKFCAILMGDTRQKGHVIPLGMSVMKVFEEQGFNLKEIIIKEQHNCKATGFWKTNSIKYNFLLLAHEYLFVFKK